The DNA sequence ACAAATTGTTTCGGCAATGTACTGAGTACTTAACAGAAACAGGCGTAGACCGAGTAAGCGTGTAAACATAATAAATCATTTGATATATTATGTTGAACTTGAAAGAGTTTTTCTTCGTGTAAAAAACAGCTTATAACGAtttgaaacataaaaagaTCAAGATCAAAATTTAAGCCCAaggtttgatatttaagacAATTAGATAGAAATTGGTAGTATATAATtgttacaatattttaaaattcttcaaGAAGAATATACGTCagagaaaaaatttaatactttctctaatgattttaatttactaAGCTATGCTTCTATGtcaagaaaatacaaaagcagaaattaagaaaaactcACGGATTTAATTGGTTCTATGTGGGGTCCCACCCAGTTCTCCACATGTGTCTTTCCCATCCACATCTGCAAccaattagaaaaagaaggcaTTGATGAACTTAAAGTAACAAAGATGCGCAGATGGAAGGTGCATATGatgcaaataaattattcacaGGGAATCAACAAATAACCTCAAGAAACCAGAAAACGGTACCTTTTGCATCACCACATTCACTGCAGGTTTTGCATGCTTGTTCCAGAATGAAGCAAGCCATGGTGGAAACCATGCACCGTGGACCTGATAATGAATTACGTGAAAATTCAGCCAAGCTCCATTCCATTCATAACCCCATCACATGTTAGAATTCTATTTGGCtcttaaattccaaaaaaattaactgTTTAACATATCAAGTGTTTCGACTTGAACTCTGAAATCACTGTGTCAAGTAGCACTAACAAAAAGCAAGATGGACCTGTCAAGTATTGATGTGTCAATGCTCATTTGActcttttatataatataatttttttcttaacaagTCATTTCATTGTTATTTTTACACTAAACTCCCTTTCTTTGCTAACTTCCAAAACGCTCTCCTCCTCTCCCTCCCCTTTTTCCCcatctttttcaatttcactCCCCACCTTTCTCCACTTCTTCCTTCCCCACTACCTTCATTCTTCACCTATTTTTAGATCCCTCTTCTTCTAGATATCATAAGAAACCAGATAAAAAATGCATAGAGGAGCTCCAGAACCAGTTGggatcaataaaataattctggAAGATTTTATTTGTCTTTGGGCAGAacttaaataatgaaattgagGCAGAAAATGTTTATCTTTAGAGTCATCGTACAGCCACTTAAACCTCCTGGTATTTAGTTGCATGATGATAGAACAGAATAACTTGATTAATAAACTTTACCTCCATCAACTCTTCAGTCGTTGAAGTGACCTCAAACTTGGCTTTTATCATTTCTTCCTGAGAATAGACAAGAAAATTGCTAAGATAGGAACAATCAAATTCCATAAAATGCACGTTAGCAGTAGAGTACCTCAGCCACTTTAAGTGCACGTTCgagtttcttaatttttttcttctgttcttcGTTACTGTTCTGAAGCtgtaacaaaatcaaaattgaaagactGAGAATACAACTaagggaaaacaaaaacagttCCTCTCTGCCAACTATGAACAGCAAAAGGCTGCAAATTCAAATCTACATATTTCCACAAATGCACTTAACTTACTTTCTCCAGTGTCGAAATAACTTCATGCATCTTCTTCTCAGCTTCATTTGATTGTGCTTCCAGAgcatttttctctctgttttgaGCATCTAGTTCTCTTTTAAGTTCACTGACCTGAAAAGACCAATAAAGAGACAGACAGAGTGAGTGCATACTGTAATTACAATGGTCATTATGTTCAAGAGTTCTATATCGTATATACCTGCTTCTCTAATTCACCAGCACGTGAATGAGCCTTTGCAGTTGTTTCCTCAACATGTAATTTCCCTTCTCTCTACTCAAAGCAAGAATGAGAATTAGatgcaaaattataattatgcaAAAAGAGAATAGAGTGGAGTAAAGGCTACATGAGGCAGTTACAGTATCAGAAAATCAATCTCTATAATTGCAATAATACAAATATCGGTACGGATTTTTCAGTCCAGATAAATATTGAAGCCAACCTGAAGAGATTCTATCTCGCTTTCCAGAAATGAAACTCTAGCTGACTTGTCCCTAAATATTTCATCCTTTTGAGATATTAgttcattctttttctccaATTCCTGTGATTTTTCATCGATAAGGACCTCTGCAGAAATAGCAAAAAACGAGCCTCTCAATACATGAAAAGGACGGGGAACGAAGTCAACCAACTTAAAAGCAGGTAGAAAACGCATGGAAAGCACATTAAAATTAGTGACAATCTTTTTCAGAAATAGAATATGagaaagatcatgagtttataaataaggaacactattttcattattttcattggtatgaggccttgtgagaaaaccaaaagcaaagccacgagagcttatgctcaaagtggacaatatcatactattgtaaaGGTCGTGGTTTCCAACATGTTTATCAGAGTGATGTCCTTAGCTTAACCATaccaatagaatcctcaagtgtcgaataaagaggttgtgagtctcgaagatGTAGTCAAAGGTGACtccaagtgttgaacaaaggggTACTTTGTTCtagggctccagagaaggagtcatGCCTCGATCAAAGGGGgtagtctcacattggctaattaggAATTAGGAGGAAGATCATGAATTTACAAGCAAGGAacactatcttcattggtaatTCTGTCGTGCAAAGTCACATGATcgaaagtggacaatattatactgtggacaatattatactgTCGTGGGATTCGTGGTTTTCTAACCAGAACATGGTGGACTCCGTTCAATCACAAGAAACGCTTTCGTAATTCTGAAAATCCCCACGGCTTGGAAATACCAAATCAACTTGAAAGTTGAAACAACATCAATTCGGCGGAAAAGAGAATCAAAACagccaataaataaataaacacttCCCAAACCGTTCCAAATTAAGTTTGCTTCATCAAAATACGAAAGTTCGCACTAATACTTCATCCGCCACATTTCCCCACGCTTTCTCAACAATCAAACAAACTCAAATGCGCAATAGATTACGATAAACTCACCAAGCTCTCGGATCTTAGAATTGAGTTTctccaattcttttttaagCACAGAGGATTGAGAGCCATCCTCTCTAGCAACTTCAATTGCATCCTCTCCACCATCGACGATCACGTCCGCAGCGAcagaaaaaacaattaaagcTAGAAAAATCGTTACGCTCGCAAGCTTCGAAGCCGCCATGGATTCCAATTACCAATCCGAATTCCGAAGTCAGAAGAGGCAGAGAAAGAGTTGCCGCCAGTCCAGCGATTTTGTGTTTGACGTGAAAAACGTGCAACGTTGCACCGCTTCGCGGTtcgaagatgatgaagaagaaagatatttatttttcgctTTTTTAAGTacaattttctaaattgagGAAATTATAGGGGCAAAAACATAAAAGGCCCAGAGGCTGCCAACGGGGCTGCCACGTGTACTGGGCCTTCAAAATCTTCGTACGTGGCACTCGCTTTACTCGATAAGACAATTTCCTTGGCttcatcataattttttttttcctttttaggcAATTATGTTTTCTTAGAATATTACCATTTAATCCTCATAATTAGTATTAGTTTTTTTGTATGTAACACATTTATTTTAGAAGTATAGTAAAAGAATATGATAAGTGGGCCCACCCACGATCTGTATGAGTTGTTGTGCTATGTTCAAATTGAACCGGGATTAAATTAGCCTAAGCTGTTGTATAATAGGTTTAATATAATCGACCCATCCTTATAGTGAGtgtcattatttttttgtcattcaaagaaaaattccTACTAGGGGTAATTTTGTCCTTTGAGTATACGCTAAGAAAGAGAGAATCGAGAACAACATGGAGtgaacaggaaaaaaaatatggaacgCTCGAGGAATTAAACCAAACCCACTTCCCCTCCCCGGCACATGTGCAATGGCCCAATCCCACTTTTAGTAggtattgtctgttttggtccgttacgtattgtcgtcaacttcatggttttcaaacatgtttgctacgaagaggttttcaaatccttgtaaggaatgatttattcccctctcaaaccgacgtgggatctcacaatccatccccttagAGAACCATCATCCTCACAGACACACCGCTAGACACACCGCTTGAtgcttggctctgatatcatttgtaacagcccaagcctactgttagcggatattgtccgctttgattTGTATTTATCGCTGCCGGCATTCGACTTAGAGCCCTTATCCTCATTCTCGATCTCCAATTCGATCACCTCCCGCTTAGAGATGATGTCATTGAGAACACACAAatcatctaaaattaaattcaattcacAGTAGATCCAGAGAGCCCTTATCTCAACATGAATCCATGGGCAGGCAAGAGACAACCTGGCGAACTGAAACATCTTAGTAGccagaggaaaagaaagcaaaagcgATTCCCGTAGTAGCGGCGAGCGAAATGGGAGCAGCCTAAACCGTGAAAACGGGGTTGTGGGAGAGCAATACAAGCGTCGTGCTGCTAGGCGAAGCGGTGGAGTGCTGCACCCTAGATGGCGAGAGTCCANGTAGTAGCAGCGAGCGAAATGGGAGCAGCCTAAACCGTGAAAACAGGGTTGTGGGAGAGCAATACAAGCGTCATGCTGCTAGGCGAAGCGGTGGAGAGTGTTGCACCCTAGATGGTGAGAGTCTAGTAGTCGAAAGCATCACTAGCTTACACTCTGACCCGAGTAGCACTCATATTAGACTTCTTATAACCTCTTCTAGAGCCTATACTTAACTCCATTTTGGcgcattacgtatcaccgtaagcctcacaattttaaaaacacgtCTGCGCATGTACTAAGAAACGGTTTATACAATCttctaaggaatgtttcgttccactctctaacgaatgtgggatatcacaactTTAAAAGCGagattcataatttaatatattttttataatttagcttaaaatttttaattattattattaatattattatttcatcacGTGATGGGGTTAAGCAGAAAAATGCATGGAGAGTACTtgagattaaaattaaaattagaataaataatgCAATAATTAATACAGCTTGGGAACGCGGTTTCTGCAAAGTGTGTAACATACACAtgcaataattttaaatacccAATAATACACCATAAATAAATGCCCAGATACGTTgcagatttttatttatttatttatttttcgtccaattaatttcttaatttaaattcataataatcatgttttaatatatttggaGAGACATGTATGTCGGTAAACTAGAATTTGATAACcgttatttatatttaataaagcCTCAATTTCAACctctataaatttaatttaatgcatcatttatttattaatttagtaaatatattaaactatAGTCTAGTCTATATAATtcgaataaaattaaaatttagtacctcatttttaaattttataatttataaacaataatctattatttattttaatttttaaagttataaagaataaattttaattttcttctaatAGTATAGACCAATACTCTTAACGTAATGGacaaacgtgtttgctagggataagtttcgttctcctctccaactgatgtgggatctcgcaataCAGCCCCTTCGGGGCcgagcgtcttcgctggcactcgttttttctccaatcgatgtgggatcttgcaatacaccccctttggggtcgagcgtcctcgctaacactagtttctttctctaatcgatgtgggatctcgcaataCACCCTCTTCGGGCCcgagcgtcctcgctagcactcatttctttctccaatcgatgtgggacccccaccaaatccactcccttcggggcccaacatccttgtcGGTACGTTGCTTCaagtccaccccccttcagggcttagCCTCTTcgttgctggcacatcgcttcATGTTCACCACTCTAcaaggctcagcctcctcgttgctAGCACGAGACGCCCTAAAGCACTCATGGTATCattatgaatatataaatCATCGCTTCATGTTCCCCCCTCtacagggctcagcctccttgctgctggcacatcgctccaTGTTCACCCTTCtacagggctcagcctcctcattgctggcacattgcttCAGGGCTCAGCTTCCTTgttgttggcacatcgcttCATGTTCACCCCTCAacagggctcaacctcctcgcttacacatcgtctggtgtctcgctctaatatcatttgtaacggcctaagcccaccatTGGCCAATATTATCCTGTTCCGCTTTCCCTTTTTGacttaccctcaaggtttttaatcCGTTTACACACCTATCTGGATCtcacatttaaaattttaattaatttatttttttagaaaatgaattgacggttttaaaattaaaccatAATATAGAATGTCTAAATtgattaaaactaaaaaaaaaaaaaaattagggtttaaattGATAAAGAAGGTTTAACTGACCAACGCAGAGTTGGCAGAATTTGCTGTAAATTTACAAAGCCTTGCTTCCTGTTCGCGATGGTACTGCCGATAAACAAGCGCATCCTGTCCCCCCGATTCCTTCACCGAGAGCCAAATTACAGTTCTTAAAGCTTCAATCCAACGCATCTGATCCACAAACCCccaattctaaattatttctCTGCCAGCTCTCAATCGCCTCCATCGCTCATAAATTCCCCACTCCCATTCACAATCCACAACCAATTTCCACCAAATGGGTATCTCCAGATTCATTGGGGACTTTTTACAAACAGTTGGTGGGCGATCCCGTGCGGCGGATTCCACCGCTGACGGCGGTGCTCCGAGTCCCCACAGAGTCATCCACGACGACGTGCTACTACGGGCGTTGATTACAGTGTTTGGAATGAGGGAAAATGGGAGaatcaagaaggaaaaagcaAAGGGGGTGGTGGAGAAATTGGGGCTGATAAAGagtgaagaagagaaggaagggTTTGAACTGCCGGCGGATGGCGGTGGTGATGAGGTGGCGGTGGAGGAGGTGATCGGAGAGATGGAGGAGGAAGGGAAGCGAAATGAGCTGCTATGGGAAGCTTTCAAGATATTTGATGTGGATGGCGATGGATTCATTGATACGGTTGAGCTGAAAAGAGTGCTTGAATGTTTGGGATTGGATAAAGGGTGGGGGATTAGGGAGATTGAGAAAATGGTTAGTGTTGTGGATGTGAATTTGGATGGGAAAGTTGATTTTGGTGAGTTTGAATTAATGATGGGTGTGAAATGTTCttgatttgttcttgtttttttcacttttcaaTCCAAAATTCTGGAAAAATCTTGTGATTTTGGTGTTATCTTTGTTCAGAAACTAAAACTTGAATAATATCCCCCCAATTTCTGCATCCTTCTCTGTTCTTGTTATATGAATTTAGTGTTATATGAATTTAGTGTTatgttcttcgtgttctaAGTTTTAGTGTCGGCACGATCATAGCTCAACGGTTGATATCAATAGCTATTCTATGCTCGACAGTTGATATCAATATAGCTATTCTATGCTCGACAGTTGATATCAATAGCTATTCATACTGACCCAAACACAAGCAAATGAGCAGTCTAAAATCAACGACACAGCAAACAGAGAGTCTGAATTCTATCATACAAGGCATACATATGACATGATAAAAGGGCTAATTTCTAGGCCAAATCTCAGACACACAGCTAACAGCCTCACTAGCCATTCCAGTTTCTGCGAGCCGGGTGGCTGGGTTCTGGCTCGACATTGTCACGCCGGAATAAGAAACGTCATCTCCGGCAAGACCAAGTGGCAATGGGATATTCGACATCCGCCGCAGCACGGTTAGCGGCTGCGGCGTGCTCAAATGATTCTGTAGGAGCTGATTCAAGCTACTGGTCATTGAACCTCTAGCGAGTGTATCTTCAGCTAACTTTACCTTCAATCAGGAAAGGAAAAGGTTTACGTGATATGATCGATTTTGTTTTCTCGAGCTCTCTTCGAACTCGTTTGTGTAAGGAGAGTAAGAGAATTTAGTACCTTGGCTCTCATTGCATCTACGTCTGATTTAAGCACTCGATTGTTTGTATTGGCATCACGGTATTGCTGACTCGCATCTAAAAGCTGGTTGAACAACGTTTCGTTTTCTACTTTAAGCTGTTTCACctaagaaaatcaaaacaatgaaTGTTAATGTGGTATCACCAAGTTCTTAGAGGTTGGTTGGTGCTTACTGGTGTTCAAAAAAACTcgatcaacccaacccgacccataggaacaaatattgtctgttttgacccgttacgcatcatcgtcagcctcacagttttaaaacgcatttattaaggagagatttccacatccttataaggaatgcttcgttcccctctccaacggatgtgagatctcacaatccacccccctcttgtgggccagcgttctcgctagcacaccgctcaatGACTGATACCATTCGTAACAGCTAGCCGAAAACtgccgctaacaaatattgtccgctttgacccgttacatatcatcgtcaacctcacggttaaAACTAGATTGGATCGAACCAAACCCAACTCGaatttcttattaaatatacaCCCACAAACAAAGATATTGTCAACATACCTGACTCTCGAGTTCAGCCAAATGAGCTTGTTTTCGTCGTCTCGACCGTCTAGCCGAGTCCCTATTAGAGATCATTCTACAAATGGAAGGCCAAGATTAGAAgatcaaatgaaaaacaatGCAAGTAAAGTAAAGTAAAAGCACCTTCTGATCTTCTTCAAAGTAAGAGGGTCATTGCTTTGCTCACAAGAGCCAGCCTCAATCTCATCGTCGGATTGATCCTCGGAGGACCCGCTGTTGGCGCCTCTTTGGTGCTCTCTGCCCATCAAATTGCTAGCTGATGTTGGGCTGCTCACTGTCCACACCAACCATTTTGGAatcattctttttccttacctttttttatttattatttcaattattaatattttttttttatattaatccaaatctaattaattaataattataatttattaaccaaaatataataattattttactcaatcaaaaaatataattttaatttttatattttccactccattaatttatatattaaacctctaaaatttagtctttaaaaagttaatttattattaaaattttaaaaaatatttattctttattttttttcattttttattttaaaactaatatatCTAGTCGTCATCCCAGCCCACAGCCTCCTCTCGgcttattattactattattatatcTTGTTGAAGACTATAttgtaatattgaaatttaaatttttagatataACGTtggtaatattaaaaaattatatgcggtggaatatgattttatttttactcatgaaatattattatttttattatgaaaatactttatctttaaataattatatctagaattaccatttt is a window from the Cucurbita pepo subsp. pepo cultivar mu-cu-16 chromosome LG07, ASM280686v2, whole genome shotgun sequence genome containing:
- the LOC111798690 gene encoding calmodulin-like protein 2, which translates into the protein MGISRFIGDFLQTVGGRSRAADSTADGGAPSPHRVIHDDVLLRALITVFGMRENGRIKKEKAKGVVEKLGLIKSEEEKEGFELPADGGGDEVAVEEVIGEMEEEGKRNELLWEAFKIFDVDGDGFIDTVELKRVLECLGLDKGWGIREIEKMVSVVDVNLDGKVDFGEFELMMGVKCS
- the LOC111798688 gene encoding basic leucine zipper 9-like isoform X1, yielding MKRSASELALEELLETTAIASPEVIDAEAEADADADADDELQNDNVFKVEHEVISRSPKRSKNFQDSADACSFFGDIDFNFFLRNNRVQEIMDAIANCGGGVAEGPLWAQNLTPKLSTISATIDSQSSIVSSPTSASNLMGREHQRGANSGSSEDQSDDEIEAGSCEQSNDPLTLKKIRRMISNRDSARRSRRRKQAHLAELESQVKQLKVENETLFNQLLDASQQYRDANTNNRVLKSDVDAMRAKVKLAEDTLARGSMTSSLNQLLQNHLSTPQPLTVLRRMSNIPLPLGLAGDDVSYSGVTMSSQNPATRLAETGMASEAVSCVSEIWPRN
- the LOC111798688 gene encoding basic leucine zipper 9-like isoform X2, coding for MKRSASELALEELLETTAIASPEVIDAEAEADADADADDELQNDNVFKVEHEVISRSPKRSKNFQDSADACSFFGDIDFNFFLRNNREIMDAIANCGGGVAEGPLWAQNLTPKLSTISATIDSQSSIVSSPTSASNLMGREHQRGANSGSSEDQSDDEIEAGSCEQSNDPLTLKKIRRMISNRDSARRSRRRKQAHLAELESQVKQLKVENETLFNQLLDASQQYRDANTNNRVLKSDVDAMRAKVKLAEDTLARGSMTSSLNQLLQNHLSTPQPLTVLRRMSNIPLPLGLAGDDVSYSGVTMSSQNPATRLAETGMASEAVSCVSEIWPRN
- the LOC111799228 gene encoding uncharacterized protein LOC111799228 → MAASKLASVTIFLALIVFSVAADVIVDGGEDAIEVAREDGSQSSVLKKELEKLNSKIRELEVLIDEKSQELEKKNELISQKDEIFRDKSARVSFLESEIESLQREGKLHVEETTAKAHSRAGELEKQVSELKRELDAQNREKNALEAQSNEAEKKMHEVISTLEKLQNSNEEQKKKIKKLERALKVAEEEMIKAKFEVTSTTEELMEVHGAWFPPWLASFWNKHAKPAVNVVMQKMWMGKTHVENWVGPHIEPIKSKWIPAMHERWLVVKTNSKPHFELLCKRSSEAYEASKQALTPHIIKVQEFAYPYFQVKSTIQEVLNRHDITRAVAAKEFEWLLDSALLVLPILILFSLCCCCGPSRKKARKPARPNHARRKAKKGTSGK